DNA sequence from the Leptospira limi genome:
ACGTTACAACTAACATCGTTTATCCCTTCAGATACAATTCGAATTGAGCAATTAAAATCGCAAATTGAGACTTTTAGACAGAAAATTGTTGATGAAATTCCGACCTAAAGGGGGAATTATCAGAATTACCATTTAGCATTCATATTATGACACAGTTCCAAATTTGGTTATCTCTACTTTGTCTCTGTGTGATTACATTCTTCTCTTGTAAAAGGTCTGATTTAGAAAACTTATGTGATCCAAAATCGGACTTATACAAAAACAGTTTACTTTTACGTTACATTAGCTTTGATGAGTCACCTCATTGTGGTGTCGTTTTAAAAGTAAATCCACCAACCTACTTGATTTGTCCCCCACTCATACCAAAACGAAATGGAACCTTTTTTTTGGAAGCATTTGAAACAGATGGGAATCGGCTAAGTTTTTCAAGTAATCCTCCTCTTCCTCCTGGTGTGGTTTTTTCTTTTTTTTCAAATTCACTCGAAGGCACTTATAATGGTTGGAAGGCAAACCAAGTCCAATTCACAATCACAGCCAGTAACCCAAAAGGAAGTGCAAGTTGTGTTTACAAACCAGCATGGATGGGGAAAACCCCTCCTAAGACCAATATCACAGTGTGTTATGATGGTTCGGGTAATATTGATGCAACTTGTACTGTGATTCCAGGCCAAGATGGCCAACTGCAAAAAGGAATTAACACGAGTTTTGTGGGACCAACTCTTGTCTCTGGAGTTGAGATCACAACCGATTTAGTGACTGGTCTCGTTTGGACAAGTTGTAACCGAGGAAGAACAGGAATTGGTTGTGGAACTGTAGGAACCGATACCTTTACTTATTCTGATGCACAAACTGAATGTACTAGTTTGAATGCAGGTTCTGGATTTGCAGATCGAACGGATTGGCGTGTTCCCGAGATGGAAGAATACTTAACTACCTTTGATCACACCACAGAAAACCCTTCGATTAATTCGACATACTTTCCACAAACAGCCAGTTTTAATTATAAATCCAATACTTCTAATGCAGCAAATACAGGTGCATTTTATCCTACATATATCCAATCTTCGATTGGATTTGGAAATTATTCAGACTTACATTACCTTCGATGTGTGGCCACACCGAGAAATACATTTATCAAACGATTCATCGACCAATCCGATGGAACTATCTTGGATTTAGATACTGCTCTTGTTTGGCAAAAATGTACAGCAGGCCAACCCAATGTTGCTACTTGTTCAGGTGGAACTGATAGTGCATTGCAATGGTCTGCGGCCATTAATTACTGCCAAACTTTATCACTTGCTGGTAAAACGTGGAGACTTCCCAACGCTACAGAATTAATTTCACTAAAGGATTACCGATTTAATTTCGGAACTCCTGGTTTTAATTCTCTCTTCTTTCCCAATACTGCCTCTGCCTCATTTTGGTCTTCAAGCCCTGTCATTGGATCACCATCTACACAAGCATATGTGACTGATTTTGGAGGTTCCGGTGGTGGACCAGCTCTAAAATCGGATACAACCAATCGAACTCGATGTGTCACAGATTATTAAAGGATACGTATTTCATTGTTTTCCAAACTCAAATTTTGTTACTTACTTCTGATTCTCAATACTTGCACAACCGTTGGATTCCACCAAAACTCCATTCGAGAATCTATGTCTTTTGGAGAACAGACAACCTTTCGCGTCTGTGTTGTCAAAGAAACAGGAATTTTGGACAAAGATGTTGCCAATCTTTTTGAAAATTGGAACGAGGAATTAAAACTTTACCAATTAAAGGCAATTCCCGTAGTTCTTTTTGCAATGGAACGACCTGGTTTTTATGGTACAGACATACTCGAATACATGATGAATATGAGAATGCCTGATGGATGTGACCGACTTTTGTATTTAAAAGGCCGAACTTGGGGGGACATTGTTTTTGAAATTGTCACACTTGGAATTTTTGTTGGAGTTGGTATCAAATTAGAATTACAAGGTGCGGTCGAAACGGAGACCAATACAAAAGGATATATCAAAGCCAAATACATATCCACCATACAGTTGTTATTCACAAGTCCAAATTCCACTTTGGTTCATGAAGGTTACCATTTGCTTGGTTGTGGCCACCAATTATTCATGAAAGAATGTTATGAAAGGATAAAAGACGTTAAACTTTTGTTATCTGATCCAAATAGAGATCCCACCTTTTTTCCCGTCATAAATACTTCTGGAAAAAAGATCTTAAAAAGACCAAATTGAGTTCGTCACAATGTCAAAAACTTTACCAACTGCGATGCGGACAATTCCGCAAGTAATCTTTGGGGATTTTTCTAAACTTGATTGCGATTCGAATGCGGTTGCCAGTAACGTCCAATTCAGAACGTTTATGCTCCGAAATCTCACTCTGTTCATTTTTGTCATTTTTTTATCCCATTGTACAAATGGAAATATCTCTAACAATTGTGATGTGGGCTCGGATACTTTTTTAAGTACATTACTATTCCGAATCTCGGTACAGGACAAAAGTTACCAATGTGGTTACAAGATTAACCCTCCTAAAATCCCTGCCTGTTCCTTAAAATATGAGGAAACACATTTACCTGAAAACTGGACTCAGGTCAAACAAGAAGTAGAAACTCAATTTGCACTTGGTTCCAGTGGGTCAGAAACATTAGTACAATACAATCTTACTTCTATTGCGACGGCAGTAGGTACGGGCACAACTGCATTCCAAGGTGCTCTCAGTGCACCAAATGGAAATGTATACCTCTTACCTTATAACTCAACTAAAATTGTCGCGATTAACCCAAAAACAAAAAATTATGAACTAGCAGCAACTGTTCCTGGAGCCGTTGATTTTATTGGAGGAACCTTAGGTCCAAGTGGAATCATTTACCTTTCCCCTCACACCAATAATACATTCTATAAATTTGATACATCCAATCATACGTTGGCGAGTATCACGAGTATTTCGATGGGAGGGGCTGCCTATAATGGAGGAGTTTTTGCTCCCAATGGAAAAATATATTACGTACCAAGTGGGGAAACCACGATCCGGTATTATAATACAATCACAGGAACCATTGGTTCTGTTGCAACTCCTGTGAGTGGAGGAATCTTCGCCAATGGTGTGTTAACTCCCGAAGGTAAAATCTACTTTATTCCACATACGGCAACCAACATACATATCCTCGACACAGTTACAGAATCAGTCACTACGATTCCATTTTCTTTTGGTGGGGCTGCCAATTATATTTCAGGAATTTATACACCTAACGGGCGTATTTATATCATACCATATAATGCTTCGACAGTCTATTACGTAGACACAAAAGATAACAACAATGTTGTTAATGTAGGAACCATTCCAAGTGCGAGCTCCGCAATGTTTAACGGAGTCGTACTGGCACCCAACGGAAAACTCTACCCTATTCCCTTGAATTATGCGAATTTTCTCTCTATCGATTCCAATAGCTCCGAAATCAAACTGTTAATGGCAAATCCAAGTTCAAATTCCTACCGGGGTGGAGTCATTGGGCAAACTGGAGAAATTTACCTCTCGCCCCACAATGCAAATCGTTTTGATTTACTCGACACAAAATCGAATGGAAGTTTTTGTGATTCCGTCCGGCTTTCGCCTTATTGGAATAAATTTTAGTCGAAAAAATCACAATTCTTCACCAATTGTTTCGTCTCATGGTTCTTGAGAAGATAGCGATTCATTTGGAATGGCTACTGATTCCTTATGAAAGAAACGATCAATCAATCAGAGTTCTTCTATTCCTTCGCAAACCAATTGCCCTATTCTGTTTTTTTATTTAAATCAAAATCACAAACGTTTGCAAAAGAGAATTCTTTATTATTTTCAAACTCCAAAGCGATGGAACTCCAAAGAACTCCTAAACTTGGGAGTACTCATTTAAACATTGGATCTCTATTTCCATTTTTATTCGAATCCGAATTATTTAAAAATATCCAAGCTGTTTGGAACGAATACAAACAATGGGAAGAAGTGATCACAAAAAATACGTTCCAGTACTTTGGATTCCAAAACCAAACTTACTTACTCAAACTAACTCGACTGGATTCTATCCATTATACAATTTCGTTGGAAGAGTTAACAGATGCCATCCTTGCAGAAAAAATCCTAAGACAAAAAGAAACAAAACTTGATCGTTTACTAAAGACAATGATCAACGGTGTGGTTGTAGTGAATTTGGAAGGACAAATCCTTTACGCAAATGAGAGTGCATCCGAAATTTTAGATTTGGAATTAGAAAAAATTGAAAACCGATACTTCAGTTCAAAGGAATGGAAACAAATCAGTGAAGATGGAAGCCCATTCCCCGCAGACAAACTACCGTTA
Encoded proteins:
- a CDS encoding Lcl C-terminal domain-containing protein, with amino-acid sequence MTQFQIWLSLLCLCVITFFSCKRSDLENLCDPKSDLYKNSLLLRYISFDESPHCGVVLKVNPPTYLICPPLIPKRNGTFFLEAFETDGNRLSFSSNPPLPPGVVFSFFSNSLEGTYNGWKANQVQFTITASNPKGSASCVYKPAWMGKTPPKTNITVCYDGSGNIDATCTVIPGQDGQLQKGINTSFVGPTLVSGVEITTDLVTGLVWTSCNRGRTGIGCGTVGTDTFTYSDAQTECTSLNAGSGFADRTDWRVPEMEEYLTTFDHTTENPSINSTYFPQTASFNYKSNTSNAANTGAFYPTYIQSSIGFGNYSDLHYLRCVATPRNTFIKRFIDQSDGTILDLDTALVWQKCTAGQPNVATCSGGTDSALQWSAAINYCQTLSLAGKTWRLPNATELISLKDYRFNFGTPGFNSLFFPNTASASFWSSSPVIGSPSTQAYVTDFGGSGGGPALKSDTTNRTRCVTDY
- a CDS encoding Vgb family protein, producing the protein MLRNLTLFIFVIFLSHCTNGNISNNCDVGSDTFLSTLLFRISVQDKSYQCGYKINPPKIPACSLKYEETHLPENWTQVKQEVETQFALGSSGSETLVQYNLTSIATAVGTGTTAFQGALSAPNGNVYLLPYNSTKIVAINPKTKNYELAATVPGAVDFIGGTLGPSGIIYLSPHTNNTFYKFDTSNHTLASITSISMGGAAYNGGVFAPNGKIYYVPSGETTIRYYNTITGTIGSVATPVSGGIFANGVLTPEGKIYFIPHTATNIHILDTVTESVTTIPFSFGGAANYISGIYTPNGRIYIIPYNASTVYYVDTKDNNNVVNVGTIPSASSAMFNGVVLAPNGKLYPIPLNYANFLSIDSNSSEIKLLMANPSSNSYRGGVIGQTGEIYLSPHNANRFDLLDTKSNGSFCDSVRLSPYWNKF